A window of Lytechinus variegatus isolate NC3 chromosome 15, Lvar_3.0, whole genome shotgun sequence contains these coding sequences:
- the LOC121428964 gene encoding histamine H1 receptor-like, with protein MEGCSSGDCNAYGNSTSQGFTESDYDFDEELDERKNGTDEFKNIIPSISGALERPRGENEQCDIKEANTTPTKDILKESVPMDIPARRRDGKGVSISMYPHEKHEDLELDPKEQKSSVRFRIHENRQVSRIQHAALMLSTLVLVFMICWTPFAVVKMYSSFSERGYVPHLVTTLTENLVWLNSTINPIIYAVTNPRFRKNFIRLIHLRSCCQRR; from the coding sequence ATGGAAGGATGCAGCTCCGGAGACTGCAACGCATATGGAAACAGCACCAGCCAAGGTTTCACCGAATCTGATTATGATTTCGATGAAGAActtgatgaaagaaaaaacgGAACCGATGAGTTCAAGAATATTATCCCATCTATCAGCGGTGCCCTAGAACGACCAAGAGGAGAAAATGAACAATGTGATATCAAGGAAGCCAATACCACACCCACAAAGGACATTCTTAAGGAATCTGTACCTATGGATATACCAGCTAGGAGAAGAGACGGAAAAGGCGTTTCTATAAGTATGTACCCTCACGAAAAGCATGAGGATTTAGAGCTAGATCCAAAAGAGCAGAAGTCTTCAGTTCGATTCCGCATCCACGAAAATCGCCAGGTGTCACGGATCCAACATGCTGCTCTTATGCTGAGTACGTTGGTTCTTGTTTTTATGATCTGTTGGACGCCATTTGCTGTGGTCAAGATGTATAGTTCTTTTTCTGAAAGAGGCTACGTGCCTCATTTAGTCACCACACTAACGGAAAACCTCGTGTGGTTGAACTCGACGATCAATCCGATCATTTATGCAGTTACAAACCCACGGTTCCGAAAGAATTTCATTCGACTTATCCACCTCAGGTCATGTTGCCAAAGACGCTAA
- the LOC121428314 gene encoding sulfotransferase 1C4-like, which produces MEIKGNVPTYWRQHEYKGIMYPNVVLDSSIERLKSFQVRNDDIWILTYPKAGTHWMMEIIGLILSGGEPDKIDRSLYGNTVEMINLDQYFPQTEEEEKLHPLDMSPFLDVIERAPSPRAMLTHLQYDLLPRDILKSKIVYMARNPKDMIVSWFQFVGKNPAIPLNMDTAIGQFVDGKMQWGPWPGHVRTFWDLRDHKNVFFLFYEDLKKEPAKYIEKIASHIGHPLSEEVLQKVVKFSHIDSQKATFGKLAESGKINYVKYGGEYAFLNKGLNYRWKQFFTVAQNEAFDEWYQDKMADTDIKFTFE; this is translated from the exons ATGGAGATCAAAGGGAACGTTCCCACCTATTGGAGACAACATGAATATAAAGGCATCATGTATCCCAACGTCGTCCTAGATTCCAGTATTGAACGACTTAAGTCATTTCAAGTCCGAAACGATGACATCTGGATTCTGACTTACCCCAAAGCCG GTACACATTGGATGATGGAGATTATTGGCCTTATCCTCAGCGGTGGGGAACCAGACAAAATAGACCGATCTCTGTACGGCAACACTGTAGAGATGATCAACTTAGATCAATATTTTCCTCAAACCGAGGAAGAAGAGAAGCTTCACCCACTTGACATGTCTCCGTTCTTAGACGTTATCGAGAGGGCGCCCTCCCCAAGAGCCATGCTCACGCATCTGCAGTATGATCTTTTACCACGTGACATACTCAAATCCAAG ATCGTTTACATGGCCAGGAATCCCAAGGACATGATAGTATCATGGTTCCAATTCGTCGGGAAGAATCCAGCAATTCCTTTGAACATGGATACAGCGATTGGACAATTTGTCGATGGCA AAATGCAATGGGGTCCATGGCCGGGGCATGTTCGTACGTTCTGGGATCTTAGAGATCACAAGaatgtcttttttcttttctacgaGGATCTGAAGAAG GAACCAGCAAAATACATTGAGAAAATCGCCAGTCATATTGGTCACCCTCTCTCGGAGGAGGTTCTACAGAAAGTGGTAAAGTTTAGCCATATTGACTCACAGAAAGCTACTTTCGGGAAATTGGCGGAGAGTGGAAAAATTAACTATGTCAAATATGGAGGCGAGTACGCCTTTCTTAATAAAG GATTGAATTATCGTTGGAAACAATTCTTCACTGTAGCGCAGAACGAGGCCTTCGACGAATGGTACCAAGATAAGATGGCGGACACCGATATTAAGTTTACATTTGAATGA